The Kribbella sp. HUAS MG21 genome includes the window TGCTGGCGGCACTCGACCCGGGTGCCGTCAGCAGCCGTTTCGATCGTCCCGACGACCTGCCACCCGCAGGGTCGACCAGCCTGAACACCAGGATCCGCAGACCGCGCCGCCGGCGTTACCGAACTCGACCCGGTGATGCCCGTACCAGGTCCACCAACAGTCGTCGCAGTCTCAGACGCTCCGCCGCCAACCCCCTCAGGCGACGACGAGGTACCCCCGGACGGAGCCCGGCCCCCGAACGGACCAAGCCCAGCCACGAGCGCAGCACCCCCACCGACAATCGCCACCACAGCCACCACAGCCGCAACACCCCCACGCCCCCGCAACCCCCACCGCGCACCCGCACCCCCGTCGCGTACGCCATCCGCACCAGCCCCGGCGGATCCGTCCCCTCCCACGCCCGCATCCGATCCCGCCCCCACGCCAGCGGTAGCACCTGCTGCCGCCGTACCCGCTCCTTCTGCCGCCGTACCCGCTCCTTCTGCCGCGCCCGGGCCCGTCGGTGCGTCCGGACGCGCAGGTGCGCCCAGGCCTACCGGTGCTGCTGGTACCGCCGACGCGTTCGCGCCTGCCACTGCGCCCGGTGCGGCGAATGCGCCTGCGGGATCCGGTGGTTCGGGCAGGGGAAGTGTGGGGCGGGGTGAGGCGGTGTGCGGGAGTACGGCGGTGGATGGGAGTGGGGGTAGGTGGTCGAAGACCTCGATGGTTTCGCCGTCTGCGGTTCGGGTCGGGGTTTCGAGGGGGACGGACAGGGCGGGGGCCAAGGCTTTGAGGGCCTCGGCTGCCGAGGTTGGGCGGTTTGTGGGGTCGGGGTCGGTCAAGTGCTGTACGACGGTCCAGATGAGGGCTGCGACATCCGCCAGCGGCCCAGGTAGAGCAGTGGCGTCCGCTGGGTAGGTGGGTAGGGCTCCGTGTTCGGGGGGTTCCGTGCCGGTTAGTAGTTGCCAGGCGGTTACTCCTGCGGCGTACAGGTCCTGTTTCGGGGACAAAGCGGCGCTGGTGTAGGTCTCGGGTGCCAGGTAGCCGGGTGTGCCGACGATTGTGCCGTGGATGGTGAGGCGGGGCTCGCCGAGGGCGATCGCGATGCCGAAGTCGGTCAGGCGCAGCATCGGGCGGTCGGTGCCAGTTGCCTCGAGCAGCAGGTTGGCGGGCTTGACGTCGCGGTGCAGCACCCCGGCCGTGTGGATCTGGTCGAGCGCGCCCAGCAGCTGGCTCAGCAGTTCCGCCACCAGCCGCGGCGGCAGCGGTCCGAAGTCCGACACGAGCGTCGCCACCGAACCGCCGCCGACCAGGTCCATCGCGAGCAGCGCCATGTCGTCGTCCGACGCGGAGCCGTACGGCGTGAGGATGTTCGGGTGGTTCAGCCGGCGGCACTGCTCGCGCACGAACCGCAGCAGCGCCCCGGCGTCGCGTTGCCGCAGTACCTTGGCCGCGCACAGCCGTTCCTGCCGCCGGTCCCACGCCCGCCACACCGTCCCGGCTCCACCGACCCCGATCGGGTCGAGCAGCTCGAACCGCCCGGCGAACACATCCGCCACCCCGTGGACCTCCTAGCTCCTCAGCCGTTCGACGCACACCGTAGTACGTCGAGGGCTGAGGAGCCTGCTCAGGAGAAGTCGGCGGTGAAGTCCGCGGTGTTCCACTGCTGCGGCTGCATCACGTAGACGAGGTCCGTCTCCGGCCCGCCGGCAGCCTCCCACTCCTTCGTGTACGCCGTACCGAAGTCCTCGCCGAGGTACCGGATCGCCAGCGGGAGCAGGTCCTTCGCGGTGTCTGGCGAGCGGATCTCGGTGACCGGCCCTTCGACGGTCACGTACTGGTACGGGGCCGCCTCGGACTGGACGACGAGCACGAACCGGCGGGCGGTCTCGAGTGCGACGCCC containing:
- a CDS encoding serine/threonine-protein kinase gives rise to the protein MADVFAGRFELLDPIGVGGAGTVWRAWDRRQERLCAAKVLRQRDAGALLRFVREQCRRLNHPNILTPYGSASDDDMALLAMDLVGGGSVATLVSDFGPLPPRLVAELLSQLLGALDQIHTAGVLHRDVKPANLLLEATGTDRPMLRLTDFGIAIALGEPRLTIHGTIVGTPGYLAPETYTSAALSPKQDLYAAGVTAWQLLTGTEPPEHGALPTYPADATALPGPLADVAALIWTVVQHLTDPDPTNRPTSAAEALKALAPALSVPLETPTRTADGETIEVFDHLPPLPSTAVLPHTASPRPTLPLPEPPDPAGAFAAPGAVAGANASAVPAAPVGLGAPARPDAPTGPGAAEGAGTAAEGAGTAAAGATAGVGAGSDAGVGGDGSAGAGADGVRDGGAGARWGLRGRGGVAAVVAVVAIVGGGAALVAGLGPFGGRAPSGGTSSSPEGVGGGASETATTVGGPGTGITGSSSVTPAARSADPGVQAGRPCGWQVVGTIETAADGTRVECRQQGSSYRWTKIS
- a CDS encoding pyridoxamine 5'-phosphate oxidase family protein, which gives rise to MPDRMTRAAREAFLTDVRVGVLSVTSDDPERAPVSAPVWYDYSPETGVTVIMSAKSRKGVALETARRFVLVVQSEAAPYQYVTVEGPVTEIRSPDTAKDLLPLAIRYLGEDFGTAYTKEWEAAGGPETDLVYVMQPQQWNTADFTADFS